The genomic DNA TCTGGCTGTGGAGGGTTTTGTAAGTAATACCGAGGATTCTACAGTTAATTACGAATTCAACAGGGAGCCAGTAGAGCTTGTGGAAAGCTGCAGTGATGTGGTCATGTGGTTTTGTGTGGGTTAACAATCTAGCAGCAGAGTTTTGGATTAGTTGTAGCTTGTTGATAGCACTATTTGGGATATCTGATAGAAgtgaattgcaatagtccagtcATGATGTTACAAGTGTGTGGGTTAGAGTTTCTGTGTTGGAgtaagtgagagagggatgttGATGTGAGGAGTTTGGATAAGGTGGATGTGGAGCCAACTAGCATGATTGTAGTCTTGTTAGTGTTGAGGTGTAGGAAGTTGTGGGTCATCCAGGTTTTAATATCATGCAAGCAatttatgagagagagagggaagaagagaggagggttTGGAGCTGATGTACAGTTGGGTGTTTTTACGTTGCATGATTTGACCAAGGGGAAGGAGATCAGTGATGAAAAGTAGAGACCCCAGCACTGAGCCTTGGGAAACGCTGCTCGTGACAGGAGAAAAAAGGTTTGAGGTAATAAGTGACATGAGCTGGCTGAATTCATgggtggaaaaaaatgtatggcagcacttttactttctgacccctttCCCCTCTGCTCAAACATTCGGGCTTCAAAATCATCTTCTCTGTCTTAACAATTCaggaaaatgactgaaatgtccAGTATTAATTCAactaacagagtacatacgaGTCCAAAAGGACTGTAagagttcatttaacactgaacattttactgtgtgtgaccAAAACCATAATTTTAAACAGTTATACAACCtaaattctaaataaataaaggaaagaaAACTGTTTAATTCAGATCTGATTTGAAatgaggttgttttttttttatggaagctacaaagttttattttatactCCTCTCAACAGCAGTAATTTGGAGGCCGAGTTTCTTGGGCAGCAaacattgcatttgcatttcaaccaatcagcagTCCAGCCGTTTAGTGGGCTGTCAATCCAAAGTGAACTTGAAGTGAATATCCCTacagaacaaacacaccacatcaGACATCCAGCAGTCGTGCttagaaatgacagaaatgtaattattttcctgcttatacataaaaatatatatataaagcagACATCTTTATATTGTGGCTTAACAAgctctttaaataaaataaaagttgtgGTACAGGGTTGTGTAATATAACTTCAGGGAATCTCGTAAATTGAAATGGCATTTACCCCAACTCATCTCCTCCCTCTGCTAGCTTCTTGGGAGAGATTTGGCGTGAGGACAAAATGACCGCCTGGTGTGAAAGAGAAGAGACAGTCACCAGTAACATTGTCTGCTTCTCAGAAGTGGACCAGTATCAGATCGGCCGCTGAAcactgcacacccacacgcCTCCACCCTGTTGTCACAGGAATGCACTCCCTTTCCTTACCGAAAGACACCACATAATCTCCATGTTCCCATGTGAACAAACAGTACCGTATACTCAGCATACTTGCAGCATAATTAAGAATAAAATAGTATACTTTCGGTATACTTCAACATGCTACTTTTAACTGGGGTGCCTTGTGTGGTCTGGCACCACCTAGTCTTCTGTTTGCtgcatatttctgtttttggattgttcctaaaaaaaaaactagataGCATTTTTTCTGCATGCTGTTATGTTGTCATGAAAAATAGGCTGATGCATCAGAACAGCAATACAGCAGCATTGCTTTTCCATTATCTGGCATCTGAATAATATGATTTTccagaagaaagagaaaaaacctTGACAGTTGAGTCAGCAATTTTTTAGGAATGAATTATGAGTAAACTTTTTTGCTGTATGAATAGAAAGGGCGCATGTGAAAACAATAGGcacggctgtttcaaaactttctGCTTCTAGGAAAACCCATATTAATCAGTCAACAAGGACGACAGATACAAGATCCCTCCACCCTTctgacttcctgtctgtgtcgACTGCTTGTGGTAATGAACAAGGCTGAAGCAAACAGAACGCCAGTAAGAGGCACTTACCCGCAGAATGTGGTACAAACCTAACATGCTGTGAGAATAAAAACATATACCATCACTCATTAAGCTCTTCAAATTTCcatgtttattttctattgATGAAAACAGGATGTATGCATAGGTCACTACCTACAGATTTTGGCTCATCATACTTCCATGCCTCAATGACcatgacaaagtaaaaaaaaatcctttaaaaaaggggaaaaactttatttttagaCTATTTGAGAATTTAGGCTTTTACCCCACACTGAACAAGAAGAGGGCTGTCACAATTTAAGGTCATAGGCATGAGGCattcaacccccccctcccctgtacATTGTGCATGTATAATGATGATGTCTGAAGACCaggacaggcacacagacacaagcagcaGACTGTGATATTACCAGTGTGAGATCCTCTGACTGgatgtttgcatgtgtggacTGGTCGGAAATGGCTCATGTTAATTCTCCAGTGTCTTAATCAGAGGCTGGACCAGCGGACTAACAGAACCCCCAAGGGCAACGCCTACCAAGAACAAACACCTAGTCCAGGCTAGTAAGCTCACCTCATTCCaagccttcttcttcttcttcttctgtgtgtatgtgtgtgtgtgggtttgtgtacatgtgtgtgcatgtacgtgtgtgtgcatatatgtgtgcatgcttgtgtgtgtgtgtgtttatatggtggggggggggactcgaTCAGCACTCtccctcatcatcatcagcagcagcagcagaaatctCAGGACATTTCTGTCGTTCCTGCCGTTGCTTCTCGGTCTGGTAGTAGTCGGACCCGATCGACTTGCGCACGTCGGACATCTTGACGTAAATGTCTCCTCCTACATCCAGGACGGTGTGAACCCTCTGCTTTATTCCTTTGGAGTACCACCTGGGAATCGGCGGCTTTTCTTCGGGATCTGAGGCTTGGTACAGGCCTTCTCCCTCCGCTAGTGTGATTTTGTACTTGTGCGAAGGGCACACAATGCACAATTTGTAATTGAACTCCTGTGTCCAGAAAAGAACTCATAGTTACGAAGTGCACTACCTTTGTTACAAACACAAGACCGATATACATTTCCTTAagaagggaagggggagggagggtctgtggcagcatactgaataattaaACAGTGGAACTAAAACCAGGGGTATCCTTCAGTATCAAACGCTAAAGGAACTCACCTCGATGTCTCCATTCTCTAATAGGCCGCCAGCATCTGTTAAACAAAGAGCATGCAATACTTGAATACaataaaatgatcaaataaCTAATACACTcacaatttattaggtagacctgtacaccagcctgttaatgaaaatatgcaatcagccaatcatgtggcagcaactaaatgcataaaatcatgcagatatggtaaagaggctcagctgttgttcagaccaaatattagaatggggaagaaatgtcatctaagtgactttgagggCAGAatgactgctgatctcctgtgattttcatgcacactagtctctagggtTGGCAGAgcatggtgcgaaaaacaaaaaacagaggagaagggccagactggtcaaagctgacaggaaggtgacagtgacacaaataaccacacattacaacagtagtgtgcagaggagcatcactgaacacacaatgggaaaaaccctcaaagtgaaaaggccacagcagcagattaccaataagtctaaaaaagaagtctaatagatacctaataaagtgctcactcactgagtgtatatatgctttaatttatctttattatatttttactttattataaaGTGTTTTCACGTAAAGGAAACACTTCATCTAAATACCTGGTCTCTGAAATGTGCCAAACCTCGTTATACTGTAGCACcaatttatttcataattttgtGGAATAATGGCAGGTTTGTGTGTTAATGACAGGTTAATCAGCTGGATATTCAGTGCAGTCAGTCAGTTAAAACCAGCAGTCATTTATGAAAGCCTTCAGAGTAACAGCTCTGGATGATGAGCACTACAGTCGTTAGAGCGATGTGCTTTTCAGGGAGTTGGTGAACTCAGCTCAATGTTAGCAAGTACTGGATATTGAAATTACAACCCATTGTTCGAAGGGATATATTAACCTACTGCGCTGCAACTTCAGCAACAGGTATAGGCTATAGGCCGCACAATTTGTCACAACAATGCTAGCACAGGCGATGGATTGGTCAGGTCTGGCGCATCAGTTGAGCCCTGGCAGCTCTCCGGTTTGTTTTCAGTAAACATACTAAAATAGGTAGCTCAGTCATCATACAGAAAGCATACAGGAACTTCGCTACTCACGATAGCAATACGCGTCCATGGCGTAAAATTTCCCCTCGTAATAGATAACAAGGACGTCCCTTCCATTGATGAACTTCGACACTCTCTTCGCCTTCATGACGTCTTCTTTCTTCCCGATGAAATACGAAGCTGGTGCTTCTTCGCCGTTCTGCTCTACAGACATGATCGATCCCAATTTCGATCTTCTTTCCGTGGGACCTGTTGGATAAATGCAATTTTGGTATTTTTATGGCTGTcccttattttatatatttatgattATTTGTATGTCCTATTTACGATCATGGACATTTGTGCAAAACCAGTTTGTTACAAAAAACAAGCTGTCCAACAGCCTCTAGGATCACATACTGGAAACTCTTCAACATCAAGACATTAGATGTGCAATTTCAAGATAAGTACTATTAATTTGTAAATTATCTTGGCGTATTGGTTGTGAGGACTGAAGTCATAAACAAATATTCAAGAATAATGAGTAGAAAAATATAGAGAAATTCCGCCACCCTATATTGAACACCTGCAATAAacatccacaaaaaaatttacaATTCTGACTTATTTGCGCAGTATTAAAGTAGCCTAAATCCCAGTGAATCTACTTCATGTGACCAATCGAAAATAAATTCACACaagattttttaattaaacatctGTATCTGCAGAGTAGTTTTGAGATGAAAACCGCTTTTAAAATGCAATATCCGTCAGTAATTGTATCTATTACATTTGTGataattcattttgaaaaagaaaaaggtagattttacattttgattgTAAACTCTTGGAATTATCTAACCCCGCAGCCAATAACCCAGTCACGTGAATCAATCGTGTCTTCCGTGAACTGAATAACTTGTATCATTTTATTACTACCTTTATACGACTCACCGGCTCGTTCTCGCGgcaaaacacaaatgaaagCACAAGACTACAGAACGTCTCTAGACCCCCAGGGCCTCAGCTGGTTACGACTGACGTCACAACTTATCTCCTCTACACCGAGTGGGACCGTTAGTCCTATCAGTATATGTAAGTTTTCGTTTGTTCAGTTAATATCAATTGAACATGAAAGATCCTCATAGCATTTATGGATTTggcttgttttaaaatgttttctttcctaAAAAAAACTGTCTACATACTAAATTATTACTTGAAAGTGGAATGTAATTTTGACATGAactaacaaatgttttttatttagttaagATGTATGTTGGgtacatgttttgtttgttgggttattttccatctttttttttttttgaaagacaacgttaatgaataaaaacagattTCCATGGGCTGTCAATTGAACGAGATAGAAGACATGCCTCGTCAACCTATAATTGCATATGACATCAccggattgaaccggcaaccgtGCGACTGCTGAACTATTGCTCTTACCTCCGGAGATAATGTCgccccatttaaaaaaactgcagaGACTTGTCAAATAAGGACAAGAAATCAAAGGATTAAAATGACTGTTTACAAGCTACATGACAATATCGGTGGTGAAGAACTAcataaataaattgtaaaatataTAGGCCTAACGGGCGGTTAGGTATGGAGGATTggttgatttaatttatttagtaaAAATCAATGTACGTTCAATAAGCGTATACAGaaagtaaatacattaaaaactaCGAGGATaacacaggaaaatgaaaacacattttaattgtgaTCCATACAAGACAGGATGGGACTTGCTGATGAAGACCACTTCATACTCCATTACAGCAGGGGCGGTATAGACCTATTATGCTGTCTGAAACCTGCCACAAAGCTAACAAAAGAAGACAAACCCTTTCCACCAGCTCCCATAGGCTGTCCATTCAGCCAATCATAGTTCGCGGTGGCTGCTCCCGGAAAAGATAACAGTTTAATCGGTACCCAAGAACAGTGTGAGAATATTCAACTAATTTAGCTATTTTTTTTTCGAATATTTTTgccattaaaatgtacattcttAGGCATTATCCCAGGAACCTATGCGTTACACTGTACGCTCATAAGGTCGCTAGCTCTAGTGGTTAGCTAACGTTTCCTGCATCTCGGGGCTAACTTAGCTAAAGTCTTGATTGCTAGAAAGTCAAATGTTTAGATAATTGATAGACACATGATTGACATGTATTTGCATTGAAGACACATTTTATTGAGCCAAAGTCGCTTAATGTAATGTCGgctatttcaaattattttcgtACTGACCTACAAACAGACGTAACTTAGCTTTAGGCCGAGGCAAAA from Conger conger chromosome 12, fConCon1.1, whole genome shotgun sequence includes the following:
- the rfesd gene encoding Rieske domain-containing protein, giving the protein MSVEQNGEEAPASYFIGKKEDVMKAKRVSKFINGRDVLVIYYEGKFYAMDAYCYHAGGLLENGDIEEFNYKLCIVCPSHKYKITLAEGEGLYQASDPEEKPPIPRWYSKGIKQRVHTVLDVGGDIYVKMSDVRKSIGSDYYQTEKQRQERQKCPEISAAAADDDEGEC